ttttccaatgtttccatctccataagaaacacttgggtcagccttctccacaaagtctgatagcaggactttatttccattcatatgtcctgaacatccactgtccagaactaggatgtttttcctgttgccctgcaatcacaaagaccactaatgattagttgtaaggacccagacttgcttggatcctttggccttattaagtttgttaacatttgcagtggatatagcatcagagtttatgttaacatttttcttatcagaatttacactatcagactttgaatcagaacttacactagaaggaacaatgctaactttctttaaagaaggttttatttgataataatcatagtacagactatgatattccttacaagtataaatggaatgccataaactaccacaatgaaaacaaggattttgtggcttatatctaacagactgactcttaactcctgactttgaaggtaaggagtttatgttcttatttttcctgtaaaaagaagccagatggttagaacttccacagttatgacacgttttcctaggatcttcaggaacaggcttataattattgcttttattcacaccttcctttccattcctatttttcctaggtgattttaccttgtttgcattcttaacatttttcagcttatgcttaaactgcttcttagtcattaagcctacgtttacttcagttgtcttttcctgttttagtttgtcagaagttaattcctttttaacttctgatttctcattattagactttacatctacaaacttaacaagttttaactttggcttttatttaacaactacaggcttaatatctacagttcctttatcattctcatcctctccataacctaagccctgtttccagttttcactacttaacaaattctgatttgttctgccagagttagtccaagtcctgataatctctctttccttttcaaactcagcttttagagattcattcattttaagcacttcatccctaacatagaaagcatcatctctatctttctgagtttgatggaacatgactaagtctttttctaaataatcattcctctttttgcaagcaagattttcagaagttaatctttcacatgttaaagtttgatctctataactaatgaacatggttttaagatatcttctcaactcattaatatcatcagtatgaaaagcataagtagtttgaggtacctttaattcagcagcttcagaactgctttcagcacttgtcttatcagtatttgccatcaaggcataattctcctcactttcagaatctgaggtgtctgtccagcttttcttctttgtgacaagagccttgcctttgtcactcttcactttcttgcaatcaggagatatgtggcctttatcaccacaattgtagcatttgacatttgtataatctcctctgtcagactttcctcctcttccctcagattttctgaaattcttcttatcagaacttatgcctttcctggaaaacttctttcccttcctgaacttcctgtatgcaatctttgtgatccctttcaccataagagcacacagcttcatcatctcttcatcagcatccgtctcaggcaagctttcagattctgagtcatcatcactttcagaacttgatgactcagtatcagactttgtgaagagagctttacccttgtctttccttgaggtagctgccttgggggattcttcttcggCCTTAAcagcaactatccttgactttcctcctttcctcttgcttctttgttccatctcaagttcatgagtcttgagcattccataaatttcatcaagagttgtttcatcaagattatagttgtctcttattattgttgccttcaaatcccagcattcaggaagagctaacaggaatttaaggtttgaatcttcaagatcatacttcttattgttggattttaatcgtagcggaggcatggtaaaaacacttttacacatataaaatccaaataaaagcatataaatcgtggtaaaaacatagggatcgattactaacctttaatatgcgatccaagagcaacgatcggagatccttagcagcttctcctcaaacgtgaagcactccaccggtattcaccaagaaaacgacgttaaggaggaggaggaggtggagagaatttggttttctaaaacttttgggttttttttgggttcagaataaaaatagggtctataatagtatatttataggccaaaattttcagctgaaattttcccataaatattattattattatcccatttattattctcattaataattaaaataccttttaattattaatcatttttctaaacactttagaaataattctctctcttgatttaatttccaaaaattaaatccttaattaataatattaagaacttttcttaattaatttataatcaattaaatctcatttaatcaattattaaattttccaattaattatttatttcacaaataaataattattagccattattaattaattcctccaccattaaatcattctctttttatggagtgaccctgtaggttcaatattaagccggtagtagaaataaataataataaaactattttatcattatttatataaattctctaatttattaaatataattaattaattaatcatatttattctacatcgtgagggatacttctcagcatatcgcgactatccggataatacgaattcactgcttagaataccaagaacctattcagtgaatagttaccgtacaataaactccttctaccctacaatgtcccgattaaatacaaggcatggatctcgtgtcaagcatatctaattcaatcacttgcttaccatttactatgcttagttctatgcaaattagaaactcctttctaatttcattcactctggccagagattcctgaactagcataagtggatcagccttgaacattcgcttcctttactggaaggggtagatcctttattgatcatacactatcttcgtgtacaaattcctatacccagtagagccctaataattgtccctggagactaagaactaaaccaaagcatagttcagtgtacacaagatgactatgatgacctcaagtctaaggatacctgtacaactatcactatgtgaacaactgctgacacgtgagtgaactccatcagttgttcagctgggcgagtcatgttcagtgaacttattctataataagcacctacatactagctatagtgtcaccacacaaatgtctatgagaacagacatccttcataatgaagcaagcatagtatgtaccgatctttgcggattattaattaccagttagtaatcctacgaccaagaactatttaagtttagagttatcatcttctaggtctcactattatgatctcataatccataaaaagctttactctaaactatggtatatcttatttaaacacttaaatagataaaacccgtaataaaaacaaaataagtcttttattaatatcaatgaaatcaaaacagattacataaaagttattcctaaatcctcatacatgattggacttaggacatattcctttcacttatTAACCAGTGaaaaatcattcaagagtttgacaaatctatcatataaatcagtcaatgactcattagcctttgagtcaaagtgttcatactcttgagtgagtattgtcttcctgttcttcttgatcgtATCCGTTCCATGACAtcttatttccaaagcatcccatatctcatttgcagtcttgtagtttattaccctgtttgacattacattatcaatatcactatgcagcaagtgtcgtaccttagcatccttagcaattgatgcgatatcttcagcagtgtaatcacccttctcctttggtacagactttgctgcttcacctgcaactgcaacaacgagtttggttggtttgtgaggcccttccttgattctatcaagatattctggatctgtagcttccagaaacatggtcatcctcaccttccatatgacatattcagatggtctcaatatgggaactctaatagtctcatatcggctttgaatttgtgtctttggaggttcttcagatttggtgggcttagttggagtttctgcttcaaacatgattgtgtttggatcttaaactgtttgtgtgttaacagataggctctgataccacttgttaggttacacacacactgtagaggggggtgaatacagtgtatagtacaatcaaatcgaactttaataactcaagtaacagaaaacaaattttattgaaacaataaactctgttacagtatggaactgttctctctcagtgatgaacaaatatcacgagagttgctagggttacaatgaataatcttctcgattgtgataacacttatagtgtaaaccctatgtcggtgtttatatactacacagttacaagataatcgctaattgatatgaaatataattctgcttcctaaaatatatcaatcagatatcttttcttccaagtattctattcttcatagaattccttctccatgcatatctcttcttatgcttgtctcgatcttctttcctttaaccagctgccttccttatctgaacgcccttcagtacttaagttctgatatccatcttctgatgattatctcctgataatttaagtactgatatccttaagtcctgacttccagtaagtactgatttatcctgtttaagtaagatctgaaaactaaacataaatcacattagccatgacattatcaaatatatctaacaaataaAATCCCTGTGTGCTATGCTAAGGTTCGATAATCATAGGGTTGTAGATTGTGTTGGTAGAAGTGGAGGTGTGGCTCTTTTATGGAAAAACAATGTCAAGCTTTGTGTGACCAACCATGATCGTAATTTCATAGACGTGGAAATCATGAATGCTAATATGACCAAATGGAGACTGACAGGATTTTATGGATTTCCGGAACGTGCTCGAAGAAGGGAGTCATGGAACTTATTGAAGTGGTTAGCTAATAAATCTGATCTTCCTTGGGTGGTGATAGGtgattttaatgatatgataagTATAAACGATAAGAAAGGAAGGCATGATCACCCTCAGGCTTTGTTGGATGGGTTTGAATGTAATATAAAAGATTGTAATTTGGTTGAGTTGGATTTAATGGGAGGCCATTACACCTGGGAAAAGAGCCGTTGGAAATAAGATTTAGTGTGAGAGAGACTAGACTGGACTTCTGGATCTGTATCTTAGTGGCGTTTATTCCTGTTGTGTAAGTTATCTGTGCACCAGTGTGTTTATTCTGATCATAATCCTATACAGTTGGATTTTTATAGTGTTGATCACTCGAAAAAGCATTTTAGATTCCGCTTTGAGAATACCTGGTTAAAAGAAGAGAATTTTCAAGAGGAAGTAATATCTTACTGGAAAAGATTAAACCAGTTCATTTTTTGCTTAAGCTTCTTGAGCTATCGTCATTTATGGAAAAGTGGGGAAAATATTTCTTTAACAAGTTCCGAGAGAAAATCAAAAAGCAGAAGGAGATGGTAGCTTTGTATGAAGATTGTGCAGATGAGGACAGAACCATGTGCTACTTTGCAGAGAAAAAGAGCTTTGAAGAATTTATGGCTAATGGGGAATTGTACTGGAAATTCAAACACTAAATACTTTCATGCATGTGCTTCTAGTAGAAAGAAACGGAATCAAATCGAATATCTCAAGGATGGGAACGGAACAGTAGTGAATAAATAAGAGGAGATGTGTGATGTAGGTAAAAGCTATTTCAGGAATCTCTTTAGTGATGATGGGAGAGCTGCGAGGGACAGTATGGATGAGCATCAGACTGTCATAACATAGGGACATAATCCAAATCTCACGTCTGATTTTACTCTTGAGGAATTTTCAATTGCAATTAAACAAATGCACCCTGATAAAAGTGCAGGGCCAGATGGGCTAAATCCAGCATTCTATCAACACTTTTGGCACTTATTCGGGAAGGAGGTGTTTCTTTACTGCAAGAAATGCTTAACAGATTTAGCGTTCCCTGCGGACCTAAATGATACAATAGTTGTGTTAATTTCTAAAAGGGAGAATGCAAATAAGATGAAAGACTTTCGTCCAATAGCACTCTGTAATGTCCTTTACAAGGTGATAGCGAAGGTGTTAGCCAATCGTCTAAAGAGTATCCTACCTAGTATCATAACTGATAATCAGTTAGCGTTTGTTCTGGGGAGAAACATAACGGATAATGTATTGCTGGCTTTTGAACTCTTACACTGTatgaaacagaaaaagaaaggtATGGATGGGGTGGTTGCTCTGAAACTTATGATAGGGTAGATTGGGGTTTTTTGATGCATCAAATGAAGCAGCTAGGTTTTGCTGAAAAATGGATTGCCTGGATGCAGTTGTGTGTCACAACAGTGGCTTACTCTGTCAATTTAAACGGAAATCAAGTTGGTCCTATCAACCCTTCAAGGGGTCTTTGTCAAAGTGACCCTTTATCACCTTATCTGTTCTTATTTTGCGTAGAAGGTTTGTCTCGTATGTTACAAAACGCAGCGGAAGAAGGTAAAATATAGGGATGTAAGGTTTGTGTACAAGCACCTGCAATAACACACTTGTAATTTACAGATGATAGCTTTTTATTCAGTAGTGCAAAGCTAGAGGAGGTCATGGAGGTTAAGGCGATTCTTCAAAAGTATGAGTTACAATCTGGGCAAGCTATAAATCTACAGAAATTAGGTATCTATTTTAGCTCTAACGTTAGACTAGATAAATAGGAGAAACTACAAAATATGTTGGGTTTCTATAGTGATATGAGCAATGGAAAATATCATGGACTCCCGTCCTTGATAGGTAGATCAAAGAAAATAGCGTTTTACTTTTTAAAAGATAGACTATGGAGCAAACTGCAGAGCTGGGATGCAAAGAGTCTCTCGAAGGCTGGCAAGACTGTGTTACTTCGTATAGTAGCTCAATCACTTCCATCGTATGCAATGTCCTGCTTCTTGTTACCAAAATCTTTATGTATTGAGCTTGAGAGGATGATGAACAGTTATTGGTAGGGTTCACAAGATAATAATAAAAAGGATATAAAATGGTCTTCATGGACAAATATGAATATGACAAAGGAACTGGGTGGTCTAGCCTTTCGTGACTTGCAAGGTTTCAATTTGGCGCTTCTTGGGAAACAGTGCTGGAATTTCTTACTCAACCCAAATTCGCTGGTTGCTAGAGTGtttaaagaaaaatatttcaCAGACTCGAGTTAATTTAGGCAAAAAGAGGAGTAGGTGTAACCTGTGTCTGGTCTGATCTTTGGCAAGCTAAGGAAGTGCTCAAGCAGGGCTATAGATGGGTAGTGGGAGATGGGAGATCGATTAATGTTAGTAATGATGCATGGCTTCGAGGTAAACATGGGAACAGAGTAGATGACCAGTATCTCACAACAGTTAGTGGCTTAAAGGTAAGCAATTTATTTATTTCTGGTACTAAAGATTGGGACGTGATTAAGGTGCACAGCTTGTTCTCAAGTAGTGATGCTAGATGTATTCTAGAAATGCCTATCCCTAAAAACCAGTTCCCTGATCGTATTGTCTGGTGCCACTCATCTGTTGGGAAATACATTGTTAAGTCGGGCTATAAATTCTGGAAGCAACAGTTTAGTCAATGCAGGAGACTGGAGGTGAGTATGGGTTGGGGCAGAATTTGGCAACTACAGGTCCCTTAGAGAATGAAGGTGTTTCTATGGAGGATTTGTAGAAATGTCATACCTGTACGTAATATATTGAGGGGGAAATGAGTGAATACGCCCATATTATGTCCAATGTGCAGAGTGGATGTCGAACACCTGCGTCATATCTTTATAGATTATTGTTATGCTCATACATGCTGAGATGAACTAGGATTGgggtttgttagatatatttgtgatgtcatgtctaatagtgatttgtgtttagtttttagatcttttctaacaggacaaatcaggacttaactggaaatcagtacttatactgaagtcagaacttaagatatcagaacttaagttatcagaacttaagatatcagaagatatttatcaggagataatatcaggacttaagaagactttcagataaggaaggcggctgattgaaaggaaagaagatcaagactaaaacaagaagagatatgcatggagaagaattctatgaagaatagaagacttagaagaaaagataactagttgatatattttaggatacagaatcatattcgatatcaattagaagattatcttgtaaccgtgtagtatataaacacagacatagggtttacactaaaagtgttatcttaatcgagaatattattcattgtaaccctagcagctctcgtgataatttgttcatcactgagagagaacagttctttgtaacagagtttattgtgttgaataaaatctgtgttctgttactttagttcttatattcgatttgattgtagtaaacactgtattcaacccccttctacaatgtgtgtgacctaacaagtggtatcagagctatctgttaacacatatacagtttaagatccaaaaacaatcatgtctgaagaagaacaaactccaatcaagcccaccaaaattgaagaaactccaaaaactcaaatccatagtcgatatgagactattagggttcccataatgagaccttctgagtatcccatatggaaagtgaggatgactatgtttctggaagctacagatccagaataccttgacagaattaatgaaggaccacataagccaaccaagctttctgttgtggttgcagatcagccagcaaaggtcataccaaaggagaaaagtgagtatacagctgaagatatctcatctattgccaaggatgcaaaggtaaggcatttgctgcatagtgtcattgataatgtcatgtcaaacagggtaatcaactgcaagactgcaaaggagatatgggatgccttggagacaagatgccagggaactgatgcaattaagaagaacaggaggactatattCACTCAAGAGAATgggcactttgactcaaaacctgatgagtcattaactggcttatatgacagatttgtcaaactcttgaatgatccgTCACTGGTGGATatggaatatgatcttgaagatactaatcttaaatttcttttagctcttcctgaaagttgggatttgaaggcaactactataagagacaactatgctcttgatgaaactactcttgatgaaatttatggtatgctcaagactcatgaacttgagatggataaaagaagcaagagacatgggagaaagtcaaggacagttgctcttaaggttgaggaggaattccccaaagtggctgcctcaaagaaaggcaaa
This genomic interval from Apium graveolens cultivar Ventura chromosome 8, ASM990537v1, whole genome shotgun sequence contains the following:
- the LOC141680854 gene encoding uncharacterized protein LOC141680854; translated protein: MLRFDNHRVVDCVGRSGGVALLWKNNVKLCVTNHDRNFIDVEIMNANMTKWRLTGFYGFPERARRRESWNLLKWLANKSDLPWVVIGDFNDMISINDKKGRHDHPQALLDGFEWPDGLNPAFYQHFWHLFGKEVFLYCKKCLTDLAFPADLNDTIVVLISKRENANKMKDFRPIALCNVLYKVIAKVLANRLKKKERYGWGGCSETYDRVDWGFLMHQMKQLGFAEKWIAWMQLCVTTVAYSVNLNGNQVGPINPSRGLCQSDPLSPYLFLFCVEDDSFLFSSAKLEEVMEVKAILQKYELQSGQAINLQKLGRSKKIAFYFLKDRLWSKLQSWDAKSLSKAGKTVLLRIVAQSLPSYAMSCFLLPKSLCIELERMMNSYW